attgaacctaggggcactctaccagagagctgtatccccaacattttttatatattttgagacagggtctccctaagttatccaggctggtccccaacttgcaatccccctgccttagcctctcaagtaactgggattGTGAGCATGTACCACTAAGCCTGGCTCCCCCCATGTTTTCTGAGCAGGAGGCTCTCAAGATCCAAAGGTGATACAAGCCAGTCACAATGgagcatgcctatagtcccaacaattctggaggctgaggcagaaggattgcaagttgagggccagcctgaacaatttagggagattctgtctcaaaataaaattaaaaggactggggatagggctcagtggaaaagtgctcttgggttcaattcctagcactgcaacaacaacaaaaaaaattcattgctgctcatattttttttgtgtgtgtgtgtgtagcggCTCCAGGTCCAGCACCATGTATTCTTGCCTATGGATATGTCTCATATTTGCTGTGTCCTTATTCCTCCTGAGATTCTTCCTTCAAGAGAATAAAGAACAACAAGTTGATTATAACACAATATTGGTGAGTACCAGAGATGGAGGCTGGACCACTTGCCAACCCATCAGTAGGAAATGTTCACAATTATGTAAAACACTCTAGACTCATCACAGGCATTCTGAGAGCACTTGAAAAATTCAGAGCATGTCACAGCAGAGATATGCTTTGAACCAGCCTGGAGATATGGTTGGGAtgtgaggagggacagggacGAGGAGGGGGCACTGGAGGTGTGGAAAGGGTGGTACACAGCCACCTCTGGAGGACTATGCTGATTGACAAGACCACACTGATTGCCAGAACCGCAGGCCACCAGGACCACAGGGCTGCTGCCACCATTCTCACCAGGACCTGACAGGGGACATGTAATTCATCCCATTTCTCACATGAAGGGACTTGAAGTAACTTCTCCACTGTGAACACCTGCGAGTGAGAAGACCAAATCACACATGGGGCGCACTGAGGCTTTGGAATCCACATTTTTTCTTGACTGCCTCAGACCAGCCAGACAGAAGCACAGGGTGGCCTGGGGAAGGGGTGCAGAACTGGGTGTGGTTAGGCTGAGCGAGAGAACAAACTTCAGACTGACCTGTGGCTGTGAGTCCCCTGAGTACAGGACCAGGCCTTGTCTTCAGCGTCTCCCTCAGAACCCAGCCCAGGCCTCAGGAGAGGCAGATGACACTGACCAGCCTGCTGAAGGTAAAGAAAGGGTGTGGCCAGAGCAAGTCTACTCTGCATGGGCCTAGGAACTTCCCAGACACATTCCACACAAACCTGGCCACACATGCCCCACTCAGGGCCATGGCTTCTGCTGGGAAGCACCTTGAGGTGTGACCAGGTGGAGAGAGAGGGTAGTTGAGCCCTGACATTCATTCTCTCTGGTGACTGGGTCCTGGGGCTCATTCAGCCTGCCCTCAGGGGAGATGTGCCCCTCAGTTGACTCCAGAGGGTCTGGGGATAAACCTCATGGCTGATACATATCTATCTTGTCctcagaaggagaagaaagaaatcctTCAGCAGACAGTTCAGGAACAAATCAACTCTGAAATCAGTAACCATCTGGAGGTCTTCAGGGAGATGCAGAAAAACTCCCCTCTACTCCAGCATGCCAACTACACACTCCTGGCTGGAGCCCTTCCCCAGGAAAAGAGTGAGTATGGGGGGATCAGGGAGCAGGCAGACTGGGCGAAGGTCAGACAAGGTATTTTAACTAGAAAAGGGGAGGAGGGCAAAGCGGAGTGAGCTGGTGGCTGGCAAGCACAGGAGGGCCCTGTGAGCCAGGGCCAGGCTAGGGAATTCCAAGCAGGTCGCAATCCTGGGTGCATTTTCCTCTCTCCTGAATGCCCCACAGGATGAGAAGACCATAGTGACCCTGTGATGGAGCCACCCCATGTGAAGCTCAGTCATGGCAGGCCCCCAGGGAGGAAAGCCAGGATGAGAGAGGAGCCCAGGGGAGCCCTGGGAGAGAGATCCAGGTAGAGGGAAAAGGGGCGTGTGGGCTCTGTGTCCCAATACATTGCCTGCCAGACCCTGGGGCTTGCAGGGGTCCATGGAGGTTCTCTAATCTAGTCTGAGTGACCCATGATGACTGAGATCATTCTGAAggtcaaggtcttgctaagcatATTTGTCTTTGCTACATGGTGACCTCCTGCATCATAGATAGCAGTGTCTTTCATGagtttcccccacatcctttcaAAGTACCGGACAAAAGAAAACACTTCATAACTTCTGATCCCTTAGTAACCTCTCACCTGGACCATACACTCccagggaaaagaaaagtgaatttgtgccaggcatggtggcacatgcctgtaatcccggtgacttGGGAAagtggatcacaagtttcagagcagcctcagtggcttagcaagatcatgtctcaaaaaaaaactaaaaagttctggggatgtagctcagtagtagagcacccctgggttaatccccagtacaataacaacaaaaaagaaagaaaagtgtttgGCATGAAGGGGAGAGTCTTAGGAGAGTCCTGGGAACCCTCCACCTTCCTGAGGTGCTAAaggtctccctgtctctcccagAGCTGCTGACAGTGGGCATTTCCTCAGTGCAACGCCCCCAAAGGAGCTACCTCCTGGACACCCTGCAGTCCCTGTTCCAAGTTTCCTCAGAAGCTGAGCTGAAGTCTATAGTGGTGCTGGTGCACCTGTCAGACCCTGACCCTGAGTGGCTCAGCCAAACAGTGGCCAATATTTCAGACCTCTTCGACCTACACATTGAAGCCAGGAAGCTGCTTGTGGTCCACGGGCTTCTGGATAACTCCCCAATGAGGAACATAAACCAATACTCCTCCTGTGAAGAACTTTATTTCAGGCAGAAAGTGGATTATGCCCTCCTCATGAACTTTGCAAGCAACCTCTCTGATTACTTCCTGTTGATGGATGATCATGTTCAGTACACTTTCTATTTTGTCTCTGCCATCTACTGGGCATTATCAGCCTGGAAAGAATTCCCCTGGGTGATCCTGGAATTATCCAGCCTGAGATTCTCTGGGAAAGTGTTCCACTCCAGGGACCTCTCCCACCtggcctctttcttcctcctcttccccaagAACACTTCTGCTCCCATGCTTCTCTCTAGATTTCATCTTCTCTTGGCACAAAATGTTCCAATTCATCTCAGTCCCTCCATGTTCCACCAAATGGGCAATTATTCTGAACTGGAGGACACATGCTTTCCTGTGGAGAAGGACAAGGTCTTTGGGGAGCCAGACAATCCCACGGCTATTGTAGCCACGGACATGATGTCCATACTGAACATTGTTCCACTATACGCTTATATTCTGAACGAGGAGCCCTACACTACCTTGGATCCTGAAAAAGGCAACCACCTCACAGTGATTCTGGACAAACCACAAAAAATCATCCGAATAGTGGTGCTGACAGGCTTTGAGGAAAACGGGATGTATCAACTGCAAAAGGGCAGAGTACTACTGGGCTATGACCTCATGGAGCATTCCAAACGCTGTGTTCGCTATTTCCTGCTAGGGCCACTGGTACGAGGAAATTTGGACCAGAGGGTATTTTATGACGAAGATTCTATGGAGAAGCTGAGTTGTATACGACTGGAGGTGTCAGAGTCTCAGCAGTGGCTCGTGATCAGGCAGATCAAAGTCTGGACAGACCCTGAGGACGAGGAGAGTTAGAGGTCACAGTGGGCATTCTGGAATAGGGTTTGGGAATAGAGCTACAGGATTCACAAATAAATCCAGAAACTGAACAACAGTTGGTTCTTTTGAATAGGGTAATCATGTAATTTATTCTCCAAACTGGGACCCTTCAGAGAATGGAAGAGAGTGCTATTGAAAACTATACTGGAGGCTACCAGTATGACaacacctgcctgtaatcccagctactccagaaactgaggcagaaggatcacaagtttagggTCATCCTTGGTAATTTAATAAGTCTCTGTctgcaagtaaaaaaaaagggggctggggttgtggctcagtggtagagcacttgcctaacatgtgtggggcactaggtTCATTTcttagcatcacattaaaaaaaataaacaaataaaatatttttagaagagttATACATGgggaaaaagaagatgaaaatccAAGACACAagctggtttaaaaaataaaataaattaaattaaattaaaaatcactggGTGTGTAAAGCATGCCTtggtcaatccccagtaatgcaaaaaaaaaaaaaaaaaaagcggggtggggggcaggggtggagttgagggaggaggagaagaagaaaaagaaaattatattagaaCAATAGATATAAACCAGGAACGTCCTGAGCAAAATGAGATGTATGTGTTTACCTAATTCTGAGTTTTCTAGGATTCTTAAGATAAAATGACACAGTCTAATTAGGGATGAGGGACAGAGACAAGTCAATGTTCTTCTGTTTCCAAACACCAGGCAGGAGGAGTCGCCATGAACTGCCTTGGTTCTTATCTGCACATAGGTAAAATGTCCTAGGATCTTTTCGTAAGGGAGAGATTTCTCTATCTAGAGTTGggaacagtcttttttttttttttttttttttagttgtagatggacacaatacttttattttatttatttttgtatggtgctgagactcgaatccagtgcctcacacataccaggtgagcattctatcactgagctacaatcctagcctAGGATCAGTCTTAATAGCATTGTATTATTCATGGAGTTAGAACTGACTTTGGCTCCTATTTGTAGACCCAAACCTGTAAGCCATGTTTACATGTTTCTGGAGTAAAGTTTGCTGAGCTGGGATTCAGGAAGGGCTGTTTCAAGTATCCATGAATATCCTAGAATTGTGTGCAAATTTGATAGAGGCTCATATATGCGTTTTCCTAAGTATTGGCTATTTGACTTTCATCAGAGCCTTGAAATGTTCCATATTTTCCCTAAAAAGTTTAGAATAGCTAAACCAGCAGCTTTAACCTTCTTAAAGGAAGAAACGATATGTTTCTCATAGAGATATCTATTTCCATTGGAAAATAAGGAGATAGGACCACATATTTCTTCATTCCCTTGTGTATGcattgagaaaatatttgggagCATACTTAATGCTAGGTCCTTTTAAAGACAGATGAATAATTAGATGAACCAAGGGACTTAATAGTAaaaatcagtaattaaaatgaaatgtatcataaatgtcatttctttctAAATTGATGAACatcaataaaaacacaaatgaggtttttttttctttttttattattagttgttcaaaacattacaaagctcttgacatatcatatttcattcatttgattcaactgggttatgaactcccattttttccccaaatacagattgcagaatcacatcggttacacatccacatttttacataatgccatattagtgactgttgtattctgctacctttcctatcctcaactatcccccctcccctcccctcccatcttctctctctaccccatctgcaaATGAGGTTTTTTATAGTgtctatatttttgaaaatttccctGATGTGTGGAAATCAATATTTGTGTATAGCTTGTTGCCTTTCATTATAATATTGATTCTcccatttcattaaaaataaaatagtatgtacatcttaaaaagaacaaagctggacacagtggtgcatgcctgtaatcccaactactcaggtgGCCAAagaaggaggatcaagagttggagagcagcctgggcaacttaatgaaaccacatctcaaaaataaaataaaataggggctgggtttgtagctcagtggtagagtgcttgtctggcatgtgtgaggcactgggtttgatactcagcactacataaaaataaataaacaaataaataaaacagctggacatggtggcacatgcctataatcccagtggcttgggggctgaggcaggaggatcgtgagttcaaagccagcctcagcaaaatcaaggtgctaagcaactcagtgagaccctgtctctaaataaaataccaaacagggctggagctggggatgtgtctcagtggttgagtgcccctgagttctctggtaccctaaacaaacaaacaaataaataaataaataaaggtccatttacaaatatatatacacatatgaatttattttttaaaataaaataaaatagataagaatAACAAAATTCCTATGCCCCTTGCAATTTAGTTTggccaataaaataaaagcaaaagtctCTGGGTAAgctttccatgaaaaaaaatccaacaaggGTTTAGTCAGCTGACAGAAACCCTTCTTGGGTTGGCCTGATTATTCTTTAACTTATTACCTCATCGTTTCTttcagtaaaatgcattttgtattttttttcaatcatctCCAATGAGAGAATTGGCTCAGACTGCCTAGTTTGCTATGATAAAAAGCTTTTATGTGTAATTTGAAAAGATCTTGAAGACACACcattaaataaaaagatcagacttcaataaaatatatactaaattaTTCATTCTTACATCTCTGTTCAGTGTGATTACAAAAAGAAACTACAGAGGATTCTGTCCTTGTGGTTTGACTATGATCTCTACAAAAACTCTCCTGATTgaaacaactaaatatatttcatttaatacttaaaagctgtttttaagtttctcaatgaaattaaaagaaaagatattatcAGAGTTCAAAGTAAGAACCCAGATGGGCACATCAGGGCTTACTCTGGCTTTTTCCCTTGAAAGCATTAGCCAAACACCAGTGACACTGAGTTCTTCTTTAAACAGCAGTAGGGGGTGCAAGGGACAAGAGAAAATGTCAGGGATTACCCAAGACATAGAATGTAACTGGAGGGAGATCACCATGTAAAGCTACAACATCAAAGGACCAGACTCATCACagagctcaaaaaataaacacatgccATAAAACAGGACAGAAGTAAAATTAACCTATTTCAATCCATgcactaagagagagagagaaaaaagatatcTTCCCTGGTAATTCCTAACATTGGCTTTCCATTTGCAAT
The sequence above is drawn from the Urocitellus parryii isolate mUroPar1 chromosome 9, mUroPar1.hap1, whole genome shotgun sequence genome and encodes:
- the LOC113188691 gene encoding alpha-1,6-mannosyl-glycoprotein 4-beta-N-acetylglucosaminyltransferase-like — encoded protein: MTLTSLLKKEKKEILQQTVQEQINSEISNHLEVFREMQKNSPLLQHANYTLLAGALPQEKKLLTVGISSVQRPQRSYLLDTLQSLFQVSSEAELKSIVVLVHLSDPDPEWLSQTVANISDLFDLHIEARKLLVVHGLLDNSPMRNINQYSSCEELYFRQKVDYALLMNFASNLSDYFLLMDDHVQYTFYFVSAIYWALSAWKEFPWVILELSSLRFSGKVFHSRDLSHLASFFLLFPKNTSAPMLLSRFHLLLAQNVPIHLSPSMFHQMGNYSELEDTCFPVEKDKVFGEPDNPTAIVATDMMSILNIVPLYAYILNEEPYTTLDPEKGNHLTVILDKPQKIIRIVVLTGFEENGMYQLQKGRVLLGYDLMEHSKRCVRYFLLGPLVRGNLDQRVFYDEDSMEKLSCIRLEVSESQQWLVIRQIKVWTDPEDEES